From Corvus moneduloides isolate bCorMon1 chromosome 2, bCorMon1.pri, whole genome shotgun sequence, one genomic window encodes:
- the LOC116439429 gene encoding alpha-2-macroglobulin-like protein 1 isoform X2 produces MGAPVLLLALALFPVAAAASLEPHYMVVFPAIIQQSHEEKLYIHFSSLTEAIHLAVTLQTETRNHTLVEQDVEKPGTFQSITFQVPDLMLIPKKTDDSKTQSEEVVFLHVLIHSGDNVLFEGHKKVLVKPQKNIILIETDKGLYKPGETVKFRIVNLNENLKVIKNEYSQIWLQDPEYNRIAEWLNVKSNHGIVDLSFPLASEASLGKYTISVQQHMAQKTFFVKEYVLKKFEMKIEHPPHITTADEEFQLEVCGKYTYGKPVEGKVEITVMTFSQAMEDSATSSAIQKQNSWTNKDGCATFTVKTEALEINEADSHVIAVGKLVENGTGAHSVENVLIPVATIMKSIEFINLHPFYKRGIPYTGKMFCHSANSPLRNETVHLIIDVNDEETCLSLLTDEKGEAHFTLDTTSWNSTMVSLRGTYTPPTEDSPFSPESKIEDSFHWLKPFYSESNSFLEIKAKNDVMSCDQEQEVHVDYILSQNKLRPGEDHIDFYYLVIAKGKILFSREKKVPITHHENLQGSFSLTLPVGNDFLPDIKLLVYAIFSDGEVVADVEQFEVEKCFRHKVVLEFSHKEEVPGSKVRLNLKAAPGSLCSVQAVDKSILLENNQTLTADRLYMEVFEDSFTVGGRGLPYRLEDFEAYPCLPQQPSLHKKARMGAPWYQSEADVYNLFKKLLMKIFTNTRIKKPVSCVRPDFEKKIYLRKDNLVGGRAIHADSEPHSADKEKPKPRTLFPETWIWDLVSVGGDGQASLQVAVPDTITEWNANTFCVANTGFGFSPLTSLRVFQPFFVDVSLPYSVIQGETFGLKATVFNYLKDCIQVHITLTETPELKVDACPSCQFTSCLCANEAKTFVWNVTATRLGRVNVTVSSVAEESHILCGNRIAVTPLQGGRDAVIKPLLVKPGGVLQEKTQNIFLCPADNTISEEFSLTLPAEVLEGSARVTFSVIGDIMGPALQNLDQLLRLPFGCGEQNMVQFAPNIFILQYLNKTKQLNPEIKNKAVKFLTTGYQRQLLYKHDDGSYSAFGKGDEQGNTWLTAFVARSFGQASSHIYIDKDHVRSALLWLQKHQLPSGCFQSVGKLFNNDLKGGVDDTISLTAYIAAALLELHLERNDTMLDNALHCLRNVTLDETSLYVKALMAYVFTLSKDMEMRKQLLDMVEKETAQLLTSQSADEKSSSMIETVAYIILAHVSKPDLSLNEASVSKLVRWLSGQRNAFGGFASTQDTVVSLQALAQYAALIPQEIRDVKVAVKGKGASPLEFHVHRNNKLVLHQASLPADTGTYTVQATGSGCVYVQTTLYYNIPPPKTEEVFVLDVETVPRECDGVRKEFDIHVSVSYVGDRGTSNMALVEVEMLSGFIPVQSSVKELEKAPLVKKTEIKPDKITIYLEELGESSLKLNISVEQDIEVQNLKAATVHVYDYYKPDDRTAREYAFPCSSVLAASQT; encoded by the exons GTGCCAGACCTCATGTTAATTCCCAAGAAAACAGATGATTCCAAGACACAG TCAGAGGAGGTGGTTTTTCTGCATGTCCTGATCCACAGTGGAGACAATGTGCTCTTTGAGGGTCACAAGAAAGTTCTGGTCAAGCCTCAGAAGAATATAATTCTGATAGAGACAGACAAGGGCTTATACAAACCTGGAGAAACAG TGAAATTTCGAATTGTGAACCTTAATGAGAACCTTAAGGTCATTAAAAATGAG TATTCCCAGATATGGCTGCAG GATCCTGAATACAACCGTATTGCTGAGTGGCTGAATGTAAAGTCAAATCATGGCATTGTGGATCTATCCTTCCCCCTGGCCTCCGAAGCATCCCTTGGGAAGTACACCATCTCAGTGCAGCAGCACATGGCTCAAAAAACCTTTTTTGTTAAGGAATACG TGCTGAAAAAATTTGAGATGAAGATTGAGCACCCTCCACATATCACTACAGCAGATGAGGAATTTCAGCTGGAGGTCTGTGGCAA GTATACTTATGGGAAGCCTGTTGAAGGGAAAGTAGAAATTACTGTTATGACATTCTCCCAGGCCATGGAAGACAGTGCTACAAGTTCTGCGATTCAGAAGCAAAACAGCTGG acAAATAAGGATGGCTGCGCTACTTTCACAGTGAAGACAGAAGCTCTGGAAATAAATGAAGCTGACAGCCATGTAATTGCAGTAGGAAAACTGGTGGAAAATGGAACAG GAGCACATTCTGTGGAGAATGTTCTAATTCCTGTTGCAACAATAATGAAATCTATAGAGTTTATCAACCTCCATCCATTCTACAAACGTGGGATACCATACACAGGGAAG ATGTTCTGCCACAGTGCAAATTCTCCCCTCAGAAATGAAACAGTCCATCTAATAATTGACGTCAATGATGAGGAGACATGTCTGTCACTCCTCACAGATGAGAAGGGGGAAGCTCACTTCACACTGGATACCACTAGCTGGAACAGCACGATGGTTTCTCTGAGG GGTACCTACACCCCTCCAACTGAAGATAGTCCATTTTCTCCTGAAAGTAAAATAGAGGACAGCTTCCACTGGCTGAAACCTTTTTACTCTGAGAGCAACAGCTTCCTTGAGATCAAGGCCAAGAATGATGTGATGTCCTGTGATCAAGAGCAGGAAGTGCATGTGGATTATATCCTTTCCCAGAATAAACTCCGCCCTGGAGAAGACCACATTGATTTCTACTACTTG GTGATAGCAAAAGGCAAGATCCTtttcagcagagagaagaagGTGCCAATTACCCACCATGAGA ATCTGCAGGGCTCCTTCTCATTGACTCTGCCTGTTGGCAATGACTTCCTGCCTGACATCAAGCTTCTGGTGTATGCGATCTTCTcggatggagaggtggtggctGATGTGGAGCAGTTTGAAGTAGAAAAGTGCTTTAGACATAAG GTGGTGCTGGAATTCTCACACAAGGAGGAAGTCCCGGGATCCAAAGTCAGACTCAACCTCAAGGCTGCTCCAGGGTCCCTGTGCTCTGTGCAAGCTGTTGACAAGAGCATCCTCCTGGAGAACAACCAAACCCTAACAGCAGACAGA TTGTATATGGAAGTCTTTGAAGACAGCTTCACGGTTGGAGGACGAGGCTTGCCTTACCGCTTGGAGGACTTTGAGGCATATCCCTGtctgccccagcagcccagcctccaCAAAAAGGCTCGGATGGGTGCACCATGGTACCAAAGCGAGGCTGATGTCTATAATCTGTTTAAG AAACTactcatgaaaatatttaccaACACTAGAATCAAGAAACCTGTTTCCTGTGTGCGTCCAGACTTTGAGAAAAAGATATATCTAAGAAAAGACAATTTGGTTG GCGGCCGTGCTATCCATGCCGATTCTGAACCTCACTCTGCTGACAAGGAGAAGCCGAAACCACGGACACTTTTCCCAGAGacctggatttgggatttggtCTCTGTCGG GGGCGATGGGCAAGCGTCTCTCCAAGTTGCTGTACCTGACACCATCACAGAATGGAATGCCAACACCTTCTGTGTTGCCAATACTGGCTTTGGTTTCTCACCTCTGACCTCTCTTAGGGTCTTCCAGCCTTTCTTTGTGGATGTATCTCTGCCATACTCTGTGATCCAAGGAGAGACTTTCGGCCTAAAAGCCACTGTCTTCAACTACCTCAAGGACTGTATCCAG GTCCACATCACCCTCACAGAGACCCCAGAACTAAAGGTGGATGCCTGTCCAAGCTGCCAGTTCAccagctgcctctgtgccaATGAAGCAAAAACCTTTGTATGGAACGTGACTGCGACCAGGCTGG gcagagTGAACGTCACCGTGAGCAGCGTGGCGGAAGAATCACACATTCTGTGTGGTAACAGGATTGCTGTGACACCTTTGCAAGGAGGGAGAGACGCCGTGATAAAACCTCTGCTCGTGAAG CCAGGAGGTGTCTTACAAGAGAAGACCCAAAATATCTTTCTCTGTCCTGCAG ATAACACCATCTCTGAGGAGTTCTCCCTGACTCTGCCTGCAGAAGTGCTGGAGGGATCTGCCCGAGTCACGTTCTCTGTGATTG GTGACATCATGGGTCCAGCACTTCAAAATTTAGACCAGCTGCTAAGATTGCCCTTTGGCTGTGGTGAACAGAACATGGTCCAGTTTGCACCAAACATCTTCATACTCCAGTACCTGAATAAGACTAAACAACTGAACCCAGAAATTAAGAATAAAGCAGTGAAATTTCTGACAACAG GTTACCAGCGTCAGCTGCTCTACAAACACGACGATGGCTCCTACAGCGCCTTTGGGAAAGGTGATGAGCAGGGCAACACGTG GCTGACAGCTTTTGTAGCCAGGTCCTTTGGACAAGCCAGCTCTCACATTTACATCGATAAGGACCACGTGCgcagtgctctgctctggctgcagaagcACCAGCTGCCCAGTGGCTGCTTCCAGAGTGTGGGGAAGCTCTTCAACAATGACCTGAAG GGCGGTGTGGATGATACCATCTCATTAACAGCCTATattgctgctgcactgctggaaCTCCATCTGGAGAGAAAT GACACCATGTTGGATAATGCCTTACATTGCCTTAGGAATGTAACACTTGATGAGACAAGCCTTTATGTCAAGGCCTTGATGGCTTATGTCTTCACACTAAGTAAGGACATGGAGATgagaaagcagctcctggatATGGTAGAGAAGGAAACTG CACAGCTACTGACATCACAATCTGCTGATGAAAAGTCTTCTTCCATGATTGAGACAGTAGCCTACATCATCCTGGCTCATGTCTCCAAACCAGACTTGTCACTCAATGAAGCCTCAGTGAGCAAGCTTGTGCGCTGGCTCAGTGGACAAAGAAATGCCTTTGGAGGATTTGCTTCCACACAG GACACAGTTGTCAGCCTGCAGGCCCTCGCTCAGTATGCAGCCCTGATTCCTCAGGAGATCAGAGACGTCAAGGTGGCAGTGAAAGGCAAGGGGGCTTCTCCACTGGAGTTCCATGTGCACAGGAACAACAAGTTGGTCCTGCACCAGGCAtctctccctgcagacacaGGGACCTACACAGTGCAAGCGACGGGCAGTGGCTGCGTTTATGTCCAG ACCACTTTGTATTATAACATCCCACCACCAAAAACAGAAGAGGTCTTTGTCCTGGATGTGGAAACTGTACCAAGAGAATGTGATGGTGTCAGGAAAGAGTTTGATATCCATGTGTCTGTCAG TTATGTAGGGGACCGTGGGACGAGTAACATGGCCCTGGTGGAGGTTGAAATGCTGTCAGGGTTCATTcctgtgcagagctctgtgaaAGAG CTGGAGAAGGCACCCCTCGTGAAAAAGACAGAGATAAAACCAGACAAAATCACAATCTACTTGGAGGAG CTGGGTGAGAGTTCTTTGAAGCTTAACATCTCAGTGGAACAAGATATTGAAGTGCAGAATCTGAAAGCTGCAACAGTGCATGTCTATGACTACTATAAGCCAG ATGACCGCACAGCAAGAGAATATGCTTTCCCTTGCAGTTCAG TCCTTGCAGCATCCCAAACCTAA
- the LOC116439429 gene encoding alpha-2-macroglobulin-like protein 1 isoform X1 — protein MGAPVLLLALALFPVAAAASLEPHYMVVFPAIIQQSHEEKLYIHFSSLTEAIHLAVTLQTETRNHTLVEQDVEKPGTFQSITFQVPDLMLIPKKTDDSKTQSEEVVFLHVLIHSGDNVLFEGHKKVLVKPQKNIILIETDKGLYKPGETVKFRIVNLNENLKVIKNEYSQIWLQDPEYNRIAEWLNVKSNHGIVDLSFPLASEASLGKYTISVQQHMAQKTFFVKEYVLKKFEMKIEHPPHITTADEEFQLEVCGKYTYGKPVEGKVEITVMTFSQAMEDSATSSAIQKQNSWTNKDGCATFTVKTEALEINEADSHVIAVGKLVENGTGAHSVENVLIPVATIMKSIEFINLHPFYKRGIPYTGKMFCHSANSPLRNETVHLIIDVNDEETCLSLLTDEKGEAHFTLDTTSWNSTMVSLRGTYTPPTEDSPFSPESKIEDSFHWLKPFYSESNSFLEIKAKNDVMSCDQEQEVHVDYILSQNKLRPGEDHIDFYYLVIAKGKILFSREKKVPITHHENLQGSFSLTLPVGNDFLPDIKLLVYAIFSDGEVVADVEQFEVEKCFRHKVVLEFSHKEEVPGSKVRLNLKAAPGSLCSVQAVDKSILLENNQTLTADRLYMEVFEDSFTVGGRGLPYRLEDFEAYPCLPQQPSLHKKARMGAPWYQSEADVYNLFKKLLMKIFTNTRIKKPVSCVRPDFEKKIYLRKDNLVGGRAIHADSEPHSADKEKPKPRTLFPETWIWDLVSVGGDGQASLQVAVPDTITEWNANTFCVANTGFGFSPLTSLRVFQPFFVDVSLPYSVIQGETFGLKATVFNYLKDCIQVHITLTETPELKVDACPSCQFTSCLCANEAKTFVWNVTATRLGRVNVTVSSVAEESHILCGNRIAVTPLQGGRDAVIKPLLVKPGGVLQEKTQNIFLCPADNTISEEFSLTLPAEVLEGSARVTFSVIGDIMGPALQNLDQLLRLPFGCGEQNMVQFAPNIFILQYLNKTKQLNPEIKNKAVKFLTTGYQRQLLYKHDDGSYSAFGKGDEQGNTWLTAFVARSFGQASSHIYIDKDHVRSALLWLQKHQLPSGCFQSVGKLFNNDLKGGVDDTISLTAYIAAALLELHLERNDTMLDNALHCLRNVTLDETSLYVKALMAYVFTLSKDMEMRKQLLDMVEKETAQLLTSQSADEKSSSMIETVAYIILAHVSKPDLSLNEASVSKLVRWLSGQRNAFGGFASTQDTVVSLQALAQYAALIPQEIRDVKVAVKGKGASPLEFHVHRNNKLVLHQASLPADTGTYTVQATGSGCVYVQTTLYYNIPPPKTEEVFVLDVETVPRECDGVRKEFDIHVSVSYVGDRGTSNMALVEVEMLSGFIPVQSSVKELEKAPLVKKTEIKPDKITIYLEELGESSLKLNISVEQDIEVQNLKAATVHVYDYYKPDDRTAREYAFPCSSDASKKVSS, from the exons GTGCCAGACCTCATGTTAATTCCCAAGAAAACAGATGATTCCAAGACACAG TCAGAGGAGGTGGTTTTTCTGCATGTCCTGATCCACAGTGGAGACAATGTGCTCTTTGAGGGTCACAAGAAAGTTCTGGTCAAGCCTCAGAAGAATATAATTCTGATAGAGACAGACAAGGGCTTATACAAACCTGGAGAAACAG TGAAATTTCGAATTGTGAACCTTAATGAGAACCTTAAGGTCATTAAAAATGAG TATTCCCAGATATGGCTGCAG GATCCTGAATACAACCGTATTGCTGAGTGGCTGAATGTAAAGTCAAATCATGGCATTGTGGATCTATCCTTCCCCCTGGCCTCCGAAGCATCCCTTGGGAAGTACACCATCTCAGTGCAGCAGCACATGGCTCAAAAAACCTTTTTTGTTAAGGAATACG TGCTGAAAAAATTTGAGATGAAGATTGAGCACCCTCCACATATCACTACAGCAGATGAGGAATTTCAGCTGGAGGTCTGTGGCAA GTATACTTATGGGAAGCCTGTTGAAGGGAAAGTAGAAATTACTGTTATGACATTCTCCCAGGCCATGGAAGACAGTGCTACAAGTTCTGCGATTCAGAAGCAAAACAGCTGG acAAATAAGGATGGCTGCGCTACTTTCACAGTGAAGACAGAAGCTCTGGAAATAAATGAAGCTGACAGCCATGTAATTGCAGTAGGAAAACTGGTGGAAAATGGAACAG GAGCACATTCTGTGGAGAATGTTCTAATTCCTGTTGCAACAATAATGAAATCTATAGAGTTTATCAACCTCCATCCATTCTACAAACGTGGGATACCATACACAGGGAAG ATGTTCTGCCACAGTGCAAATTCTCCCCTCAGAAATGAAACAGTCCATCTAATAATTGACGTCAATGATGAGGAGACATGTCTGTCACTCCTCACAGATGAGAAGGGGGAAGCTCACTTCACACTGGATACCACTAGCTGGAACAGCACGATGGTTTCTCTGAGG GGTACCTACACCCCTCCAACTGAAGATAGTCCATTTTCTCCTGAAAGTAAAATAGAGGACAGCTTCCACTGGCTGAAACCTTTTTACTCTGAGAGCAACAGCTTCCTTGAGATCAAGGCCAAGAATGATGTGATGTCCTGTGATCAAGAGCAGGAAGTGCATGTGGATTATATCCTTTCCCAGAATAAACTCCGCCCTGGAGAAGACCACATTGATTTCTACTACTTG GTGATAGCAAAAGGCAAGATCCTtttcagcagagagaagaagGTGCCAATTACCCACCATGAGA ATCTGCAGGGCTCCTTCTCATTGACTCTGCCTGTTGGCAATGACTTCCTGCCTGACATCAAGCTTCTGGTGTATGCGATCTTCTcggatggagaggtggtggctGATGTGGAGCAGTTTGAAGTAGAAAAGTGCTTTAGACATAAG GTGGTGCTGGAATTCTCACACAAGGAGGAAGTCCCGGGATCCAAAGTCAGACTCAACCTCAAGGCTGCTCCAGGGTCCCTGTGCTCTGTGCAAGCTGTTGACAAGAGCATCCTCCTGGAGAACAACCAAACCCTAACAGCAGACAGA TTGTATATGGAAGTCTTTGAAGACAGCTTCACGGTTGGAGGACGAGGCTTGCCTTACCGCTTGGAGGACTTTGAGGCATATCCCTGtctgccccagcagcccagcctccaCAAAAAGGCTCGGATGGGTGCACCATGGTACCAAAGCGAGGCTGATGTCTATAATCTGTTTAAG AAACTactcatgaaaatatttaccaACACTAGAATCAAGAAACCTGTTTCCTGTGTGCGTCCAGACTTTGAGAAAAAGATATATCTAAGAAAAGACAATTTGGTTG GCGGCCGTGCTATCCATGCCGATTCTGAACCTCACTCTGCTGACAAGGAGAAGCCGAAACCACGGACACTTTTCCCAGAGacctggatttgggatttggtCTCTGTCGG GGGCGATGGGCAAGCGTCTCTCCAAGTTGCTGTACCTGACACCATCACAGAATGGAATGCCAACACCTTCTGTGTTGCCAATACTGGCTTTGGTTTCTCACCTCTGACCTCTCTTAGGGTCTTCCAGCCTTTCTTTGTGGATGTATCTCTGCCATACTCTGTGATCCAAGGAGAGACTTTCGGCCTAAAAGCCACTGTCTTCAACTACCTCAAGGACTGTATCCAG GTCCACATCACCCTCACAGAGACCCCAGAACTAAAGGTGGATGCCTGTCCAAGCTGCCAGTTCAccagctgcctctgtgccaATGAAGCAAAAACCTTTGTATGGAACGTGACTGCGACCAGGCTGG gcagagTGAACGTCACCGTGAGCAGCGTGGCGGAAGAATCACACATTCTGTGTGGTAACAGGATTGCTGTGACACCTTTGCAAGGAGGGAGAGACGCCGTGATAAAACCTCTGCTCGTGAAG CCAGGAGGTGTCTTACAAGAGAAGACCCAAAATATCTTTCTCTGTCCTGCAG ATAACACCATCTCTGAGGAGTTCTCCCTGACTCTGCCTGCAGAAGTGCTGGAGGGATCTGCCCGAGTCACGTTCTCTGTGATTG GTGACATCATGGGTCCAGCACTTCAAAATTTAGACCAGCTGCTAAGATTGCCCTTTGGCTGTGGTGAACAGAACATGGTCCAGTTTGCACCAAACATCTTCATACTCCAGTACCTGAATAAGACTAAACAACTGAACCCAGAAATTAAGAATAAAGCAGTGAAATTTCTGACAACAG GTTACCAGCGTCAGCTGCTCTACAAACACGACGATGGCTCCTACAGCGCCTTTGGGAAAGGTGATGAGCAGGGCAACACGTG GCTGACAGCTTTTGTAGCCAGGTCCTTTGGACAAGCCAGCTCTCACATTTACATCGATAAGGACCACGTGCgcagtgctctgctctggctgcagaagcACCAGCTGCCCAGTGGCTGCTTCCAGAGTGTGGGGAAGCTCTTCAACAATGACCTGAAG GGCGGTGTGGATGATACCATCTCATTAACAGCCTATattgctgctgcactgctggaaCTCCATCTGGAGAGAAAT GACACCATGTTGGATAATGCCTTACATTGCCTTAGGAATGTAACACTTGATGAGACAAGCCTTTATGTCAAGGCCTTGATGGCTTATGTCTTCACACTAAGTAAGGACATGGAGATgagaaagcagctcctggatATGGTAGAGAAGGAAACTG CACAGCTACTGACATCACAATCTGCTGATGAAAAGTCTTCTTCCATGATTGAGACAGTAGCCTACATCATCCTGGCTCATGTCTCCAAACCAGACTTGTCACTCAATGAAGCCTCAGTGAGCAAGCTTGTGCGCTGGCTCAGTGGACAAAGAAATGCCTTTGGAGGATTTGCTTCCACACAG GACACAGTTGTCAGCCTGCAGGCCCTCGCTCAGTATGCAGCCCTGATTCCTCAGGAGATCAGAGACGTCAAGGTGGCAGTGAAAGGCAAGGGGGCTTCTCCACTGGAGTTCCATGTGCACAGGAACAACAAGTTGGTCCTGCACCAGGCAtctctccctgcagacacaGGGACCTACACAGTGCAAGCGACGGGCAGTGGCTGCGTTTATGTCCAG ACCACTTTGTATTATAACATCCCACCACCAAAAACAGAAGAGGTCTTTGTCCTGGATGTGGAAACTGTACCAAGAGAATGTGATGGTGTCAGGAAAGAGTTTGATATCCATGTGTCTGTCAG TTATGTAGGGGACCGTGGGACGAGTAACATGGCCCTGGTGGAGGTTGAAATGCTGTCAGGGTTCATTcctgtgcagagctctgtgaaAGAG CTGGAGAAGGCACCCCTCGTGAAAAAGACAGAGATAAAACCAGACAAAATCACAATCTACTTGGAGGAG CTGGGTGAGAGTTCTTTGAAGCTTAACATCTCAGTGGAACAAGATATTGAAGTGCAGAATCTGAAAGCTGCAACAGTGCATGTCTATGACTACTATAAGCCAG ATGACCGCACAGCAAGAGAATATGCTTTCCCTTGCAGTTCAG ATGCCTCAAAGAAGGTTTCCTCCTAG